The Lycium barbarum isolate Lr01 chromosome 11, ASM1917538v2, whole genome shotgun sequence genome contains the following window.
CATCGGGCCATGACAGTTTTGCAACCGAATTACTCTTTGAATTTGGGTCAACTTGTTTACATCTTTTCACTACTCATATTCTGTGAATTTAATTTCTCAGTACATGACATTGCGAACATTTGTGATCCATTAGTTGGAATACAATGGTCAGTTGGTCACACAATTTTGATTTCACATGCTTTTGAAGTGAAAGTCGCTCAAGGTGGGGAAAAACGGAACTGCTTTAACtataaaaggtactctctctacTTTTTTGTTCTAACATTACAAAAACAATTGTGCTTTATATTTCAGGTTATATTGTATGGAGTGTCTACTTTAGGAATAAATTAAATGTTTAAAATACAAAATGTAGACGTTAAAATAGAAACTTTTTGAAATGCTTGAACAACATATCTCTCACAGTAAAAAAAAGATGGATAAAGCATTAATCCTTCTTGTTTTCTGTTTTTATTAGTTGTGAGTTGTCAGTAGTATGATATAACATTTCTGTTTTCCAGGTTTTAAGTCTCAAAAGAACGACATTCACACTCAATATGAGGTTTGAAAACATTGACAAGAAGCTTATTTCTTTTGCCAGTCGGATATGTGCTCTCAATCGTAATTTTTCACTTAGTAATGGTTATTGATTTGCTGGTGAGGTTAAATACTCTTCCCATCATTTTTGTTATTGTTTCTTGTACTGAGATTTTAATTGCTGAGAAGTGTCCTTTTATAATTCTTCTCGGCTTTGCAGTTTAAAGATGTGGAGATCTTTTCAGTGAGAAATTCTATTGGCATTACAGCAATGAGTAGTATTCCTTTCGTAAGGTTCTTTCATTATGGATTTTATACCACTTGGGGGTTGATGCTCCACATTATTAGTATGAGATAAATTTTGAAATATCCATCTTTATCATAGTAAAGATGGTTCTATCTGAAGGTATTCCAGCTATTCATTCCACCCTTTGGAGAAATTTGCCGAGGGTAGTCAATTCCTGAGTTATTACATTTAATACAAATTATATCCGACAATTAATGGAGATTCTATTGCAGCTTATTTGTCTAACTTTCTGTTGACAAGAAAATTGGATAAAACTGTAGCTTTTCGGAAATCAGTAGATATTTCCCTTGTGATATCTTTTTAATTTAGTACTAATTCTTTCAACAAAATCTTGATAAATTGTCGTATGTCTCCTACTTCCAGGTGATTTAGTTTCTTTTGTGAGATCTTTCAACTTGCATATGATTTGAAAGATGTAGAATTCTTTGATGTTACTGCTAAATTTGCAGTTAAAGATAAAGGCTATTGAAACTCAAGGATTCGGGGGCTGTAGGCCAACTTGTAACTTGGCTCAAATGGAGAAAGGAATGTTGATATGGACACAGTCGAACAAACCTTATGATGAAGTAAGATCCTTTTTCTCTTGAACCTTTTGCCGCTCCTAGGCTTCAAAATTGTGATCTGCATCACCCATATAATATTAGCTACCCTTTAACTAAGATCTGATCTAATTGTTCTGTTGGGAAGTTTGTGCGAGTAACTGTTTCTTTATTCTTCTATATCGTTGCACCAGGATGAACAAGATGTGCGTATCCGACTCTGCTTGAGTTATATATTGTCTTTTGTGATTGGGAGCTTGAACATGGTTCACATATATTTTGTATTTGCTCTTTATTTCCAAAACTTTGAAGAAAAAGAGGTAAAGTAATAAGGATAAGTTAAAAGTAAATTTATAAAATTTAGCCAATTGTTTTCGAGCATTATAACAAGGATAATTCAAAGAATAAGTTGCATGTACTTTAACTATTTGAAGTAGAAGTAATAAGTTACTATCTAAAACATTCAAAACAATTTGAAACAGATGTTATTTGTTGAAATTCATTTAAATTATGCTTATAATCCTTCTTTGCATATGACATCTTTTTGGTGGTGCTTATTTTTTACGGACTTCTAAGTTAATGTTTATATTCAGATTACATGGTTATCAATAAGACTTGAGCTATGTGATTATGGCTTCGAAAGAATGATCGTTTCCTTATCCACGTTACCACGAGaagtatttttccttttttttttaatctattttcatcatagattcaaCTATTTCTGTCAGATTCATCAATTAAAAGCATTTTGATGATCCAAGCTTATTAGATATGTCTACAATTTGACAGTAAGTTATTGTACTCAAGATGCATCATGAACTTAAACCTTAATTCAACAAATAACACCTGTTTGATGAAATCTCTCATTCAGAATAGCAACCGGAAGTCTCAAATTGTGCAACACTATCCAGCCTAACATTTGTTGTTGAAGATGACATATTCATGAATTGGTGTATCACAAGAATAAGTGGAGAATCACAAATATATAAGTTCTCTTAGGTTCATAGATGTGCTTAAATTTGTGAAATTGCTGGTCCTGATGCTTCTCTTGCTAAGTTGTTGTATGTTAATCTATGTTTCAATTGACACTAATAAATTACAATAGGCTGGTTATGGGATGAATGCAAAGGTTTTCTTTGTGGAGAAGAGTTAAGTCGAAAGTGTTCATAATACATAAGTGATAGAGTGACTTTTCTATGTGTTGTTCGCTTTAAGTTTCACACATGCATAATAAGTTTCACACATTCATAATTATTTTACGTTCATTTTGTGCGGCTTACTTTCTTGATTGCTTGATTATACCGGACAATTGAACAAACTTGAAGACACTTTATGGAACTATATTACTATGCTTTCTACCTGTGCCAAATTCAAGGATGCCATATTCTTTTTGAGAAATAGAAGATTGAAAATATAGTAACCATGTGCATTTAATTTTGAAAATAGCAATTTTCTTATTTATAGTCCTTTTGAGTATGCTATAAGTGGTTATATCTTGTTATAGGCTCTCTGTAAAAGACTTTATACCAAAGGAGGAGCCATGACTGAAAATTATTAGCAGAGTATCAGAATTGTTCCTAGGGCTTATCCGTAGTCTCTAAGGAGGTAATTGTACCACTATGTACTAAGGAATTAGTTATCTGCAAACCTAAGCAGTGGTAAACTTCTATTCATTTCTTTATTCAATGCATGTTCTCAATGtgtccatatatatacatacaatgcGCACACCTCGGTTATGGTTTAATAACTTTGTGTTTGATTTATGCATAGGAAAAATATGTATAGTAACTTTGTGTTTTGCCTTCACTGCTAATGGATGGTTCCAATATTATGAATCTCAATGTGTTAAGCCAGCTATCATCTATGGGAAGTAAGTCGTCTGAAACCAATGACTTTCTTCCGGTCCTCAATATCTCAAAGCATGACCAATGGGTTGTCAGTTGCTTCAGAATCGCTAGACATATCCCCTTTTCTCATCTTCTTGTTTTACCTTGGAACTTATTTTAACTGTACATGCCTGTAGTGAGCTTATCTTTGTGGCCTCCAGATCCACACTCATACCTGTTACTCCAACTTCAATAATTTTATTTGGTGTTGCCCAAGTTCTATAATTGTAGTTTCTAACACTTGTATCGAATACTACTACTATAAAAGAAGGCCCATCACAACAAAGGTTTGTGGAGTGATCAACTCTAGAAAAGGATGCACCTTCTTTTTTCCAATATGCAAATAGGTTTTGTCATGAAACAAGAACAAACTTAAGAATGTATTAAGCAAGCTTTACATTGTTGGGAGTGCATATTTCATAATCTTTTTGATATCATGTACAATTTTGTTcctcaatatatgtatatggaatGGAGTGTCGATATTGTGAATGTTCTATCAGGTGGATAATATTGCTTCCTTTTTAAATAATAATCCTTACTTATTAAAACAAATATGAAATTATATTTTTAATGTTGAACCTTTTGGTTATATTGAAGATGTAAAAGTAAGACACAAGAAGTTCGAGCAGATGCCCGTGCATAACACGGGCACGGGCCATCTAGTACTTTATATAAGCAAGGATCTAAAACTTTTGTCGTCCTCACATCCCTATGAGGACCCACAACAGTAAATTTATCTGTTGATGCCTTGCTGTTGCTTCTCCCCTGTACGTTTCTCTTTCTTAAGACATTATGGGACTTTGTATTGTACTTGGTCAACATTGATATCATAGTAACTTTTTGTTAATCTCATTTTGCtcctttttaaattaatttttacaTCTTCGTTTCAAAATATTTGTCACGTTTCAATTTTCGGGGAtcaaattatataaatatttaacaatatttttcaaaaaaaaattactatattaATAGGAGAATAGCAATTTATAGtatttttcatataattttttaatatccaaattttaattttaaatattgagttaatctaatccaatttaacaCCAA
Protein-coding sequences here:
- the LOC132617146 gene encoding uncharacterized protein LOC132617146 isoform X2, whose protein sequence is MVIDLLFKDVEIFSVRNSIGITAMSSIPFLKIKAIETQGFGGCRPTCNLAQMEKGMLIWTQSNKPYDEALCKRLYTKGGAMTENY
- the LOC132617146 gene encoding uncharacterized protein LOC132617146 isoform X1; the encoded protein is MVIDLLFKDVEIFSVRNSIGITAMSSIPFLKIKAIETQGFGGCRPTCNLAQMEKGMLIWTQSNKPYDEDEQDVRIRLCLSYILSFVIGSLNMVHIYFVFALYFQNFEEKEVK